Genomic window (Sediminispirochaeta smaragdinae DSM 11293):
CTTTTCCTCTTTCTTCTTCCTCCTTTTTTCCTTTCTTCTTTTGCATTTACGGCTGCAGAGGAAGCGCCCTTTCTTCCCCCGCGTAACGGTAAAATCAATGTCATTCAAAACATCGATGAAGCGAGGTCTCTCATCCCCCCGCCGCGTCAAGGGCACCGTTCAGAGGAATGTTTCACCCTGGATATCGGTAAGAGGAAACTAGTAGGAGAGTATATCGCCTATTACACAAAGGATGAGGGACGAGATTTTCTCAATCGGGTGCTGAATCGTGCCCTTCCCTTCCGGGCTCACATCGCAAAGAGAATAGAGGAAAAGGGTCTACCTCCCGAGTTGCTCTATCTGCCGGTTGTCGAATCGGCCTTCCGGGAAAGGGCCGTTAGTAGTTCCGGGGCCGTCGGCCTGTGGCAATTCATGCTCAACAGCATCGAGCCCTACCCTATCGTCGTAGACGAGTGGCGTGACGACCGGCGGGATTTCTGGAAAAGTACCGATGCGGCATTGGATAAGCTTAGCTATAACTATCGGATACTCGGTAATGACTGGCTCCTGGCCCTCGCCGCCTACAACTGCGGTTTAGGAAAGGTACAGCGAACCATTGCTGCGGCGGGAACCTCTGATTTTTGGGAACTATCCCGCCGGGGCCTGCTTCCGCGCCAAACAATCCGCTATGTACCGAAATTTCTTGCCGTGGCGGCGATCGCCTCGCATCCGGGTCGTTACGGTTTTCGAATTTCATGGGATGAACCGATAGAATGGAGTAAAGTACCTATCAGCGGCCAGATTTCCCTCCCACTGCTTGCCGAAAGTACAGGGATAGAGCTGGATCTGCTTGAAAGGGGCAATGCCGAACTCCTTTATGGGGTGACACCCCCCTCTCGAGGAGATTATGCACTGAAGGTTCCGGCTGATCAGGCCGATATAGTAAAAAAGGCGCTGACCCGAAGGGATGCTGCGGAACTGATGCACTATACAGTGCTTAGCATCGGGGATGGAGACACACTCTATGCCATCTCCGCCCATTTCGGGATTCCAATTTCCGCCATCATAGCAAGCAATCCGGGGATTGTGCCCGAACGCCTTCGCATCGGTTCCCGCCTTATTGTTCCGGTAATACGGGAAACAGGGCCGTACAAAAGCAGCCGGTCAATGGTATCCGAAGAGGAACTGGCCGACTTTACCGGTGTCCATACCGTGGATCAGGGGGAAACGCTCTGGGCAATCGCAAAACGATACGGGACCACACCGGAGGCTATCGCGCAGAAGAACGGTATAGTGATGACCGATACAATCTATCCCGGACACAGACTTCTTGTCCCCGAGATCAATTAAGGAGTTGCAACAGGTGAGAGAACTGTTGATCAAGGCATTTCTATCCCTCTTGTGCATACTTCCCGTCTCGATTTTTGCGGCCCCCGTAACAAGCTCGGCTTCCTTTCCCGGCAGCTGGACCTTCACAAACGACTGGGGCCTTGGGATTCTTCAATGGAAAATCGAGCTGCCGATAGGTGAACAGGATCCCCTTCTTCCTTCAACAAGAAAACAGATGGAACGGGAAATAGACAGGGCCTTCCCCTCTATTTTTCTTGATACACTGCTTTCGATAACCATCGACAGCAGTACCACAATAGGGGATGCAATAGAAGAAAATCCCGGTTTGAGAAGTGAATTGACCGCACTGGCACAAACAGCCGAACGGCAGGAAAGTCATTATACCACCGATCTCTCCTCATGGAGATGCAGTTTCGAGCTTCACGTATATCCCGAGATTGCAAGGCTTTTTATCAACCACACTGTCGCCTATCCCCCGAATCGAAAAATAAGCCTCGATCCGGGCGCTCAATATACCGGAATTCTCATCTATGTTGAAGACAGGCTGCCGGTCCACGGGCTATTTACCGCATCAAGCCTCCGCAGAGGGCTCTTTCCAAGGATCTTCGACGAAGAGATGAACCCTGTCATCGATCGCTCGATGGTCGATCCCGGTATTCTTTCCACCCAGGGAATGGTGCTCTACCTTCCGCCCGAACGAATGAAAGAGGCCCAAAGCAGGGTCGGCCAGACCCCGTTGAGAATCACTGCAAGAGAGTTGTACGGCAGATATACGACGGATATGCTCGTTACCTCCGAGGCTTCGGGGCAAATACTTTCAAACGACCATAATATCGGCTTGATCGAAAAGGGAAGAATTGCCGTTATTTGCAACGAACATTGACGTAAGCCCACTCTCCGTTTACTATCACCTGCATGAGAAACTGTACGTTAAGAAAACGGGTCGTCATCGGTACGGCCCTTTCGTTCCTGTTCGCACTGCTCTTCTTGAGCGGGTGCGGAAGTAATTATATTGGTTATGGCGTTGTATATTGGAGTCCCGACGAAAGTCTGGTCCCGAACGGGAGCATGCTCCCCATTCTGAGACAATCAAACATCGAAAAGAGTTATACACTCGAAGTAGATGGACACAAGGAAGGATGGAGCACCGACGAATGGCGAATCGGCTTTTTTGAGAAAAAAGATGAAGCCCTTGCCGAAGAAGGTCGTTACGAACCATTCATTCATCTCTTTGCCGTCAGTCAGCGGGACAGACTTGCAATCAGACAGGAGCCGGATATCGAGTCGGAGAGGGCTTATGTACTTCGGTTGGGCCAGGAGATGAAAATCATCGATCAGGAGAATCAACAGGATAGCGTGGGCCAGTACGAGGGCCACTGGTACAAGGTACTTACCGACGACGGCACCATGGGATACTGCTTCGACCATTATCTTGAGGCATACGACGGAAGAACGGGGCCGAGTCAGAAAGTGTCGCCGGAACTTGCCTTTGTAAAAGAAGCCCTTTCGAGAGCCTATCGTCCCGAGTATTTCAGGGAAATGATGAGAAGCAACAAAATTGTTCTCGAAAGATTTTCTCCCCGCTTCGGCTTTTTCCCGGATCTTGCCCAAAAGAGTATAGAAATGAGGCTTCCAAGCGGAAACAGAACATTCTCCTATGAATCTATCGAATATACCGAAGGAGGTAGCTATGTCTTCACAGGAAGCGGCCTATCGGCCAACTTCTTTGGAGAGAATAGCTTTGCCGCTACATTCCCGGTTGACGGTAACAACAGCAGTGAACGTTTTGTCTTTATTCCGGAAGACGATATCACCACAGCCATAGAAAACGAACGACAGCGCAGAGCCGATGAGGTCCTCCGTTTCGCCAAAGCAGAGTATCCGATTCAATATCGCAGTTCAGCCTATGGAACCCTCAAGTTTCATGAAGACTCGACCTTTGAATGGACGGGAAAGCAGCGCCTGAGTCCCGAAGTGATACCGGCAGACAGCGGTGACAAAGGGACCTTTTCCTTCGACTATTTCCTAGGATCTCAGGTGGCATCGAAGTATGACGGCGTTATCAACCTCACCTTTGATCAGGGACAAAATCTGCTCTTTTTCTACACCCTCAATGAATCGGGGCTCAGACTTACCACCATCGACCAGCGAAGTGTAGAGAAAAACATCGTCCAAAAAGTCTCCTTCTCTCCGCTGGTGATGGCTTTTTTCAAGGAACAGGAGTAATATGATTTCTCTTCAACTCTCGGAGATATCCCTTGCCTTTGGCGATAGGGATATCCTTCGGGATGTGACTCTCACCCTCGACGGATACAGCCGTACCGCTCTTACGGGAGCGAACGGTAGCGGAAAGTCAACGCTCATGAAGATCATTTGCGGCGACATCACCCCAGACGGCGGTCGAGTCATTGCTTCAAGGGGCATGCGAATCGGCTATCTGCCGCAATCGGGGCTTCTCTATAAAGGAAGAAACCTTATCGATGAAGCGGAGACGGCCTTTGAACGTCATCTTGTTCAAATCCATCGAAAAGAAGAGCTGGAAGAACTCCTTGCCTCATCGGATGAGAGCGATCCCGGCCTGAAAACGATTTTGGAAGAGCACCACGCAATTGTCGAAGAACTTATCAGAGAAGATTACGACCGTCGTTTCGAAGCCATCGAGCGGGTCCTGATCGGTCTCGGATTTTCACGGGATCAGTTTGATGCGCCCTGCGAAACCTTTTCCGGCGGATGGCAGATGCGTATAGCCCTCGCGAAAGTGCTGCTCGGGCGTCCCCATATAGTACTTCTTGACGAGCCGACAAACTATCTGGACCTTGAAGCACGGGGATGGTTGGAGCAATTCCTGAAAGATTACCCAGGTGGAGTTCTTTTGGTCAGTCACGACCGCTATTTCCTTGATGCCACGGTCAAGGAGGTCGTAGAGGTGTTCGACGGAAGCTTAAAGCGTTACCGAGGCAACTACAGCGAATACGAAACGGTCAGAAAGGAAGAGTTGGTATCGTTGATGGCTGCCTGGGAAAAGCAGCAAGAAGAGATTGCAAAGCTGGAAGAGTTTATCGCCAGGTTTCGCTACAATGCAAGCAAGGCGAAGTTGGTCCAGAGCCGCGTCAAGCAGCTTGAGAAAATTAACCGTATAACGATCCCGGAAACCCTTAAAAAGATACATTTCTCCTTTCCCCCTCCTCCCCACTCGGGTAAGGAAATGTTACGGATCGGAGGGCTCAATAAGGGGTACGGAGAGCATCTTGTCGTTAAGCAACTCGATCTACTGCTTTTACGGGGAGAAAAGGTGGTCATCGCAGGTCCTAACGGAGCAGGAAAAAGTACGCTTTTGCGTATCCTTGCAGGGATCGACCACCATTACGAGGGATCGGTCGAGTACGGGACCGATGTAAGCATCGGTTATTTTGCCCAGGATCGCGAGGAATTTGCAGGGTCGACGGCCACGGTAATAGAAGAGATGGAGGCCAGCGCGCCTAGCCCCATCATTCCACAGCTACGAAATCTGTTGGGAGCCTTCCTTTTCCGGGGTGACGATATCTACAAACGAATCGAGGTTCTTAGCGGCGGAGAAAAGAGCAGGCTCTCTCTCATGAAACTCCTACTGCAACCCCATAATCTGCTCATTCTCGACGAACCTACCAACCATCTCGACCTTCATTCCAAAGATGTTCTTCTTGATGCCCTTAGGCAATATGAGGGAACGGTCATCTTCGTCTCTCACGACCGGGGATTTATCGAACACCTTGCAACAAGGGTCATCGAACTTTCAGCGGGAGAGCGTGCAAGGAATTTCCCAGGGGACTATGAATACTACCTCTGGCGTAAAGAGCAGGAAACTGCCGATGGGGAAACTGCCGCACAGCATGACGATTCTCCTCCGTTTTCTAAACAAGAAGAAGAGATTCCCCGGGAAGGAAAGCTGAGCTGGGAAGAGGAAAAACGCATAAAAAATATGGTAAAGGAACTAAGAAGGGAAGAAGAGCGTCTTTTGTCCGAAATTGAAAGGCTTGAATCCAAGGCGGGAGAGCTGAAGTCCAGGCTGGAACGCCCCGAAGTGTATAGCGACCCGGTCAGCGTGCGGGATGTCCAGGCTCTTATAGAAAAAAACGACCGGGAATTGCAGCTCTTCTCACAAAAATGGGAAGAGACGGCCGAAACGCTAAGTGTATATGAGCCCTGAATAAAGATGAAATTCAACAAAAAGAATGGTCCTGTTTTTGTAAAACTCCTGCTTTTCGCTGCTCTGGCCGGAACACTTTTCTGGGAACTATCCATGCGCTTTCTGAAGATCATGGGAATTGCCCTTGATCTGACGGCAGGCCCCATTGGTTTCGACGTGGGAGCTCTCCAGATGTGGCTCAGCATCAACCCGGGAACTTTCATAGGCTTGGCCATGGGATGGCTTCTTTTCAGTAAAATATAAGGAGAAACATAGATGCCCCCAATTTCCCCCTCCAATTCCTCTCTTATTCTCGCCTCAGCCTCCCCCAGAAGAAAAGAGCTTCTCTCTCGTTTGGGCATTCCTTTTGAGGTAAAGGCCTTAGATACCCCGGAACCGCTTGATCAATCCCCGCCGTCGGAGCAGGTCGTTCGACTGGCACTTGCAAAGCTGAAAGCCTTCCGCAGCGCATACCCGACAACGAAACGCCCGATACTCTGCGCCGATACCTGTGTCGATATAGATGGCCGGATTCTCGGCAAGCCGTCGAACGAAGCAGAGGCGGAAAAGATGTTGTTCCAGCTCTCGGGAAGATGGCACAGGGTCATCACAGCCCTTGCTCTCGGCCTTGAGGGACAGTCGCCCATCATCAAAAGCGCTGTAACCGAGGTCCGCTTTGCCGAGCTCACAAAAGCAGAGGTCGATTGGTACATAAAGACCGGAGAATGGCAGGACGTTGCCGGGGCCTATCGCATCCAGGAGCAGGGGGCTCTTCTCATTGAAGAGATCCGAGGCTGTTTCTATAATGTGATGGGCTTGCCTTTACGGCTTGTTTATGGCATGCTTCGTGATACGGTACCGGATGTATTTTCCAATCCGTAATTTCCGTTCCTTATTTCATAAGGAATGAGACATAAGAGAAGGCGCCGCAAACTCAGCGGCAATGCAGGAGGAACACATTGTCTGTAGTAAGCATGAAGAGTCTGCTTGAATCAGGTGTGCATTTCGGCCACCAGACCAAGCGCTGGGATCCCCGAATGAAGAAGTATATCTTTGCCGAACGAAACGGGATCCATATCATCGATCTTCAGAAGACCATTGTCAAAATTAAAGAGGCCTACGACATGGTTAGGGAACAGGTTAAAGAAGGCCGTTCCATCCTTTTTGTAGGCACGAAAAAGCAGGCCCAGCAGGCAATCGAAAGCGAGGCCAAGCGTTGCGGCATGTTCTATGTCAACAACCGTTGGCTCGGTGGTATGCTCACCAATTTTACCACCATAAAAAAATCGATCCACCGTCTCAAGAAAATTGAAAAGATGGAGGTCGACGGCACCTTTGAAAGCCTCACAAAAAAAGAGATCGCAAAGTTAAATAAGGAACGCTCCCGCCTTGAAAAGAACCTCGGTGGAATCAAGGAAATGAAGGATCTTCCCGGTGCCATCTTTATCATCGACACGAGAAAAGAATCTATCGCCGTTGCGGAAGCCCGCAGAATGGGCATCCCCATCATAGCCGTGGTAGATACGAACTGTAATCCCGATGTAGTCGATTTTCCGATTCCCGGAAACGATGATGCCATCAGGGCCATTACTCTTTTCACCAAAGTAATCTCCGATGCAGTCATCGATGCCGACAACGAAATTGGTATTGAAATCATTGATTCTCTCCAGGACGAAGAAGAGAATGGGGCAGCTGAAAAAGGTGAAGAAGCGGAAGAAACGGAAGAAGACGATGTAGCTGCCGAATATGACAGCGAAGCGGGCCTAGGAAACGTCGAAGTCGAAGAATCGGCAGAAGAAAAAGAGGACGATGAAGAGGTCGCCTATTCTTCCGAGTATGGTATTGAAGATGAAGATGAGTAAGGAGTAGCAGCGTGGAAATCAAAGCAGCCGATGTTAAGAAACTGAGAGACAAAACTGGTGCCGGCATGATGGACTGCAAAAAGGCACTTACCGAAAGCGGTGGCGATTTTGCCAAAGCAGAAAAACATCTCAAAGAGCTTGGCCTTGCCGCAGCGGCAAAGCGAAGCGGCCGGGCAACCAACGAAGGTCGGGTATTTTCCAAGGTTGAGGATAAGCGAGCAGGGCTTCTCGAACTTGCCTGCGAAACCGACTTTGTCGCAAGAAATAAAGATTTCATCAAGCTTGGCGAGGAACTCCTGGGCCTTGTCATCAGCAAAGGCTATACCGAAATCAACGCCGAGCTTGAAGAACGGGTAAAGGACACCATCAGCACCATCAAGGAAAACATGAGCATCAAGCGTTTCACAAGCCTTGAGATCGCCGACAACGAAATGGTGACCGACTATATTCACGGAGAGGGCGGTATCGGTGTGCTGGTCAAATTAAGGGCTGAAAAGCCGGAGCTTCTCGGTGAGGATTCCGTAAAGACGTTTGCCTTTGATACGGCATTGCACATTGCAGCATTCAATCCCCTCTACCTCGATAGGGCGAAGGTTGATGAAGACTACCGAAAGGAGCAGGAAGAGATCTTCCGCAAACAGGCGGAGCATCTTGGAAAGCCCGAAAAGGTGCTTGCAGGTATCGTCCAGGGAAAGCTTAACAAGCACTATTCCGAGATCTGTCTACTTGACCAGGGATTTGTAAAAGACGAAAAACAGAGCGTAAGCAAGGTTCTTGCCCAACTCTCAAAAGAGCTTGGCGGCAAGCTTGAGATTGTCGATTTTCGTTACTACCGAGTCGGCGACGAAAACTAATCCGAAAGCAGGACCATTGCCTTAAAAAGGCAGTGGTCCTTTTCATGCTCCAGGAGGATAATGCCATGGATAAAGTATTGAAAGACGCTGAATCACGAATGAAGAAGAGTATTTCGGCCCTTGGCGATGATTTTAACGGTCTGAGAACAGGCCGCGCTTCGGCCGCCCTCTTCGATAAGATCAAGGTTGATTATTACGGCCAAAGCACTCCCCTCTCACAAGCCGCAACAATATCGGTACCCGAAGCCAGGTTGGTTGTTATTCAACCTTGGGACAAGGGACTTCTCGGAGAGATTGAGCGTGCGATCCAGAAATCGGAACTTTCGGTAAACCCCAATAACGATGGGAAAGTGATCAGAATTAACATTCCACCGCTAACAGAGGAGCGGCGCAAGGAACTGGTCAAGGTTGCCAAGAATCAGGCCGAACAGTGTAAGGTTGCCATCAGAAACATCCGCAGGGATGCAAATGAAGAGCTAAAAAAGATCCAGAAAAGCGGTGATATCAGCGAAGACGAAGAAAAGCGTGGTGCCGATGAAATCCAGAAGCTTACCGACAAACATGTTGAAGAGGCGGGAAAACTGCTTGAAGCAAAAGAGCAGGAGATCATGGAGGTATAGTGGATCAGTTGCGTCCGATTCCCAAACATATTGGGATCATTATGGATGGGAACGGCCGATGGGCGGAACGTCGGGGTAAACCCCGCTCCTTCGGCCATAAGAGCGGAACAGATACCGCCAAAAAGGTCATAACAAGTGCCATTGAAATGGGAATCGAATGGCTCACCCTTTATGTTTTTTCCACCGAAAACTGGAAACGCCCGGAGCGCGAGGTTCGTTTTCTCATGGAACTTATTCGGCGATACATGAAGTCAGAGGCCCCCTTTTACCATAAAAACAAGATCCGTTTGCATCATCTGGGAGATCCCGAACGGCTCCCGGAAGAAATTCGTCGCGAAATTGTAGAAGCAAGTGAGGCAACCAGTCACTATGATCGCCTTCATCTCGCTCTTGCCATCAATTATGGAGGCAGAGACGAAATTCTTCGAAGCTTTCAACGTTGGGTTACGGCTACACTCGAAAAGGGAGAAACCATCTCGTCCGCTCCCACCTCCGAAGAGTTTTCCACCTATCTCGATCTGCCGGAGGCTCCTTCTCCCGATCTTATTATCAGGACGGCAGGAGAACAGCGGATGAGCAATTTTTTGTTATGGGAAAGTGCCTATTCGGAATACTATTTCAGTGAGGTACTATGGCCCGATTTTGACGGAGAGGAGTTGTCGAAGGCCATCGAATTCTATCGCGGCAGAAAACGAAAATACGGCGGTGTCGGGTGAATAATTTCGTACAACGAGTGATCCTATTTTTCATTGGGATTCCGGCGCTTTTGGCCTCGATTCTGCTTTTTCCGAATCAGCCGCTTCCGCTTTGGAACCTTCTTGTCGTTATTTTTTCCGGCCTTGCAGGAGCGGAAGCAGCCTTACTTTTTCGCTCCGATTTGAAAAAGCAAGAGGTAATCCTCTCTGGACTCACCATTGCCCTTTTGACGGCATCGGCTTTTTTTGAACTGATTTTTCCGGCCTTCGAGTTCGTCATTCCCACGCTCATCGTCCTTCTGGTTTTTCTCCTTATCCCCGTTGCCTTAGCAGGCCTCAAAGACCTTCCATCATTGATTGCAGGAATAGTATCGAGGATCGCACTGTTGGCTTATCCCGGCATGTTTTTGACCTTTCTTGTTAAAATTTCCTCTCTACAATATCCACGATTGAAGATTCTTCTCTTCCTCACCCTCATCTTTAGCAACGACACCTTCGCCTATCTTGCGGGCAGAAGCTTCGGCAAACGTTCCCGCCACCCATT
Coding sequences:
- a CDS encoding SH3 domain-containing protein, yielding MRNCTLRKRVVIGTALSFLFALLFLSGCGSNYIGYGVVYWSPDESLVPNGSMLPILRQSNIEKSYTLEVDGHKEGWSTDEWRIGFFEKKDEALAEEGRYEPFIHLFAVSQRDRLAIRQEPDIESERAYVLRLGQEMKIIDQENQQDSVGQYEGHWYKVLTDDGTMGYCFDHYLEAYDGRTGPSQKVSPELAFVKEALSRAYRPEYFREMMRSNKIVLERFSPRFGFFPDLAQKSIEMRLPSGNRTFSYESIEYTEGGSYVFTGSGLSANFFGENSFAATFPVDGNNSSERFVFIPEDDITTAIENERQRRADEVLRFAKAEYPIQYRSSAYGTLKFHEDSTFEWTGKQRLSPEVIPADSGDKGTFSFDYFLGSQVASKYDGVINLTFDQGQNLLFFYTLNESGLRLTTIDQRSVEKNIVQKVSFSPLVMAFFKEQE
- a CDS encoding phosphatidate cytidylyltransferase, with the translated sequence MNNFVQRVILFFIGIPALLASILLFPNQPLPLWNLLVVIFSGLAGAEAALLFRSDLKKQEVILSGLTIALLTASAFFELIFPAFEFVIPTLIVLLVFLLIPVALAGLKDLPSLIAGIVSRIALLAYPGMFLTFLVKISSLQYPRLKILLFLTLIFSNDTFAYLAGRSFGKRSRHPFAVSPNKTVAGFIGGFIGSAAAGSLFLFLVPDSLPFSLPAALPFFFLIACTANLGDLVESACKRAAGVKDSGRFMLGRGGVLDSTDSVLFSAPFFYYIVLLFCR
- the uppS gene encoding polyprenyl diphosphate synthase, which translates into the protein MDQLRPIPKHIGIIMDGNGRWAERRGKPRSFGHKSGTDTAKKVITSAIEMGIEWLTLYVFSTENWKRPEREVRFLMELIRRYMKSEAPFYHKNKIRLHHLGDPERLPEEIRREIVEASEATSHYDRLHLALAINYGGRDEILRSFQRWVTATLEKGETISSAPTSEEFSTYLDLPEAPSPDLIIRTAGEQRMSNFLLWESAYSEYYFSEVLWPDFDGEELSKAIEFYRGRKRKYGGVG
- the tsf gene encoding translation elongation factor Ts translates to MEIKAADVKKLRDKTGAGMMDCKKALTESGGDFAKAEKHLKELGLAAAAKRSGRATNEGRVFSKVEDKRAGLLELACETDFVARNKDFIKLGEELLGLVISKGYTEINAELEERVKDTISTIKENMSIKRFTSLEIADNEMVTDYIHGEGGIGVLVKLRAEKPELLGEDSVKTFAFDTALHIAAFNPLYLDRAKVDEDYRKEQEEIFRKQAEHLGKPEKVLAGIVQGKLNKHYSEICLLDQGFVKDEKQSVSKVLAQLSKELGGKLEIVDFRYYRVGDEN
- a CDS encoding lytic transglycosylase domain-containing protein, producing the protein MMMERDKNGDYRRRGPIPLFLFLLPPFFLSSFAFTAAEEAPFLPPRNGKINVIQNIDEARSLIPPPRQGHRSEECFTLDIGKRKLVGEYIAYYTKDEGRDFLNRVLNRALPFRAHIAKRIEEKGLPPELLYLPVVESAFRERAVSSSGAVGLWQFMLNSIEPYPIVVDEWRDDRRDFWKSTDAALDKLSYNYRILGNDWLLALAAYNCGLGKVQRTIAAAGTSDFWELSRRGLLPRQTIRYVPKFLAVAAIASHPGRYGFRISWDEPIEWSKVPISGQISLPLLAESTGIELDLLERGNAELLYGVTPPSRGDYALKVPADQADIVKKALTRRDAAELMHYTVLSIGDGDTLYAISAHFGIPISAIIASNPGIVPERLRIGSRLIVPVIRETGPYKSSRSMVSEEELADFTGVHTVDQGETLWAIAKRYGTTPEAIAQKNGIVMTDTIYPGHRLLVPEIN
- the frr gene encoding ribosome recycling factor; this translates as MDKVLKDAESRMKKSISALGDDFNGLRTGRASAALFDKIKVDYYGQSTPLSQAATISVPEARLVVIQPWDKGLLGEIERAIQKSELSVNPNNDGKVIRINIPPLTEERRKELVKVAKNQAEQCKVAIRNIRRDANEELKKIQKSGDISEDEEKRGADEIQKLTDKHVEEAGKLLEAKEQEIMEV
- a CDS encoding Maf family protein, giving the protein MPPISPSNSSLILASASPRRKELLSRLGIPFEVKALDTPEPLDQSPPSEQVVRLALAKLKAFRSAYPTTKRPILCADTCVDIDGRILGKPSNEAEAEKMLFQLSGRWHRVITALALGLEGQSPIIKSAVTEVRFAELTKAEVDWYIKTGEWQDVAGAYRIQEQGALLIEEIRGCFYNVMGLPLRLVYGMLRDTVPDVFSNP
- the rpsB gene encoding 30S ribosomal protein S2 — protein: MSVVSMKSLLESGVHFGHQTKRWDPRMKKYIFAERNGIHIIDLQKTIVKIKEAYDMVREQVKEGRSILFVGTKKQAQQAIESEAKRCGMFYVNNRWLGGMLTNFTTIKKSIHRLKKIEKMEVDGTFESLTKKEIAKLNKERSRLEKNLGGIKEMKDLPGAIFIIDTRKESIAVAEARRMGIPIIAVVDTNCNPDVVDFPIPGNDDAIRAITLFTKVISDAVIDADNEIGIEIIDSLQDEEENGAAEKGEEAEETEEDDVAAEYDSEAGLGNVEVEESAEEKEDDEEVAYSSEYGIEDEDE
- a CDS encoding ABC-F family ATP-binding cassette domain-containing protein; the encoded protein is MISLQLSEISLAFGDRDILRDVTLTLDGYSRTALTGANGSGKSTLMKIICGDITPDGGRVIASRGMRIGYLPQSGLLYKGRNLIDEAETAFERHLVQIHRKEELEELLASSDESDPGLKTILEEHHAIVEELIREDYDRRFEAIERVLIGLGFSRDQFDAPCETFSGGWQMRIALAKVLLGRPHIVLLDEPTNYLDLEARGWLEQFLKDYPGGVLLVSHDRYFLDATVKEVVEVFDGSLKRYRGNYSEYETVRKEELVSLMAAWEKQQEEIAKLEEFIARFRYNASKAKLVQSRVKQLEKINRITIPETLKKIHFSFPPPPHSGKEMLRIGGLNKGYGEHLVVKQLDLLLLRGEKVVIAGPNGAGKSTLLRILAGIDHHYEGSVEYGTDVSIGYFAQDREEFAGSTATVIEEMEASAPSPIIPQLRNLLGAFLFRGDDIYKRIEVLSGGEKSRLSLMKLLLQPHNLLILDEPTNHLDLHSKDVLLDALRQYEGTVIFVSHDRGFIEHLATRVIELSAGERARNFPGDYEYYLWRKEQETADGETAAQHDDSPPFSKQEEEIPREGKLSWEEEKRIKNMVKELRREEERLLSEIERLESKAGELKSRLERPEVYSDPVSVRDVQALIEKNDRELQLFSQKWEETAETLSVYEP